The Mauremys reevesii isolate NIE-2019 linkage group 1, ASM1616193v1, whole genome shotgun sequence genome has a segment encoding these proteins:
- the LOC120398276 gene encoding olfactory receptor 52N4-like, with protein MAAFNLTPSDSSTFILMGIPGLEAAQVWISIPFSIFYIVSLLGNFTVLFVVGKEQTLHKPMYLLLCMLALTDITTSTSVVPKALCIFWFNLKSITVAGCLIQVFFLHAGSTAHSAVLVTMALDRYVAICKPLRYATILTNARIAKLGLVGLIRAVLCILPLPLLLTRLPFCANHIIPHTYCDHIAVAKISCGDITANNMYGLGMGFLIIGLDLTLIALSYSQITRAVLRVSSKKSHQKALNTCTAHICVMLTSYTPYLFSVLTQRFGQGIAPHVLIILANLYFLFPPMINPIIYGVKTKELREKVGKYICRM; from the coding sequence atggcagctttcaacctCACCCCCTCTGACTCTTCAACATTCATCCTAATGGGCATCCCTGGACTGGAAGCTGCCCAagtctggatttccatccctttctctataTTCTACATTGTCAGCCTGTTGGGAAATTTCACAGTTCTGTTTGTTGTAGGCAaagagcagaccctgcacaagccgatgtacctgctcctctgcatgctggcgctcACAGACATCACCACATCTACCTCCGTTGTGCCAAaggcactgtgtatattttggttcaatttgaaaAGCATTACTGTGGCTGGCTGCCTCATCCAGGTGTTCTTTCTTCATGCAGGTTCTACCGCACATTCAGCCGTCCTCGTGACAATGGCCCTTGATCGCTACGTTGCCATATGTAAACCTCTGAGATACGCCACCATCCTCACCAATGCACGAATAGCTAAGCTAGGGCTAGTGGGTTTGATAAGAGCTGTTCTCTgcatcctgcctctgcccctgctcctgaccaGGCTGCCTTTCTGTGCCAACCACATTATCCCCCACACGTACTGTGACCACATAGCTGTGGCGAAGATATCGTGTGGGGACATCACAGCCAACAATATGTATGGCTTGGGAATGGGGTTCCTAATCATCGGGTTAGACCTGACACTCATTGCCCTGTCCTACAGTCAGATCACCAGGGCCGTCCTCAGAGTCTCCTCTAAGAAATCCCACCAGAAAGCcctcaacacctgcacagcccacatctgtgtgatgcTGACATCTTatactccctacctcttctccgtTCTGACACAACGGTTTGGTCAGGGTATCGCTCCCCATGTTCTCATCATCTTGGCCAACCTTTATTTCCTCTTTCCCCCCATGATCAACCCTATAATTTATGGAGTCAAAACCAAAGAGCTTCGTGAAAAAGTGGGCAAATACATCTGCAGAATGTGA